From Quercus lobata isolate SW786 chromosome 11, ValleyOak3.0 Primary Assembly, whole genome shotgun sequence:
CGCCAACGaaaacaacaaccaccacacGTTGACTTCTTCCACTTCTGGTCGGACCCACGAGTGTTCTATCTGCCACAAGACTTTCCCCACTGGTCAAGCCTTAGGCGGCCACAAACGCTGCCACTATGAAGGCGGTAACTCAGCCAACAGCAACAGTAACAACACCGTCGCCGCCGCAAGCAGCGGTGTCACTTTCTCTGAAGGCGGTGGATCCACCCAAAGCCACCGTGACTTTGACTTGAACCTGCCAGCCTTGCCTGACTTCTGGACCGACAAGAAAATCAGTACTAATATTCATCAGCTTTTGGTGGAACAAGAAGTTGAATCTCCTTTGCCAACAAAGAAGCCACGATTGTTCTTGATGAGTCAAGAAGACATGATTGTTTCTTCACAAGATTGATTTCTTGgattggatttttcttttttttaggtcTTTGATTGTTTTagggaatttttattttttatttattaatgaattgTTTCTGTACAGTGAATTTGTTCATTGATTGTGAAACGAATCACTGTTAATATCTCAGTTATGttcatcatttatttattaattcaatattgattcatttatttattccaTATAATTATTGTATAGCATATCTTTTTAGGTGAATGAAATTTcctcttctattttatttaatggtttaaatgatttaattataTACGCAATTAAGACCTCTTTCACCTAAGGGAATTAATAAATTAGTAGATTAATTTctataaatagcaaaatttatttacaaaatttattttcatctaCTTTTATAGAGAACGTGTTAACGTGGCATGCAGAGCTGACCGACCGAGTGATTGACTTTAGCTGGACTAAGtcgactctctctctctctctctctctttttttttttttttttttttttgagtgtgtaatattatattattaggGAGTTTGATTTTTCATTGCTGAAATTTCAGTAGGAGGAGGTGTTGCCGCGTGAACAGCGTGTAGGTACAGCAGGCAAACTCATATGGTGATATTGCATGTCTTTTAATTAATGAGTCTctaaatttgtttatttatttatttttaaagtctTTGAGAAATTAACACGAACCAGGCCATGTTGGAGTGATAGCTAGGTCTCAAAATAACAACTACCCATCCCATGTGAGTCACGCCTTTATTAGTGCACATCAGCACATGTTGACATGATTAATATCAACATTGCAACATCTTTTTTCGTGGCTTATAGGACAACTTGTGATGTCTAAATTATTAACACCATTTTCTGATACCAACTTACTGTCTAAAgggttcttccaaaaaaaaaaaaaaaaaaaaactctataaagGGGTGTGTTTTGTCACACTCAATTTtgacaatacaaaaaaaattaatatttcaacTTAATTAATAAGCAACTATCTATTAAGACATTCGGAAATACATTATTAACTACCAACTAGATCCATACAGCTGTGAGAGCTCTTGAACTACCCTACTTGGAAATTGAGATTTCGAAAGCTATACTTGAAGGTGGCTATAAGATAATAAACATTTAACTCTTTGAATGATGAGGAGTTATCTTTAGCATCTTTTGGTCATTTGATTTCAGATGCCATGTTTTATGTAGAATTTTTTCAGAATATTAGTTTTATTCATGTTTTTCAACTAGATATGTTAATCATATTACGGATTTTATGGTGTGAATAAATGATGTTCCTCCACATCTTAATACGGTAATTCAAGTTGATTTGACttttctttaatgaaatttacagctttcttctaaaaaaatagctATATCCCTCAtcagaaaagagaaaacagtaTTAATTTTTCACCCTAATTGAGTGCTTCCCGaaaattgttaattttcaagaaagattttttttttccaagtaaaAAAGAACCGTATCTGTCAAAAATTATTTACTTCCCCAAAATATATTCGCCAAAGACACTGTTAAATAGtctcaaaagtcaaaagtcTAGACTCTCGACTTGAAGAGTTCTTCCTTGATGACTACTTGAAATATTCAAAACATTCAAGGTACGTTACTAAAATTGGACCACTTATCCACTTAAATGCCCAAACAACCCCTCACAATCGTGTATCTAATTAAGCAAGGCTTTAAACATCGAGTAACTTGATGTGAATGCTATGCGAGATGTGAGAATGCTATGCGTGATGTGTTATTATAGATCATTCCTCCAAACGCGGCCTTGACAActcttttgatttatttatttaatttttggataaCTAATCATTATTCTTCCCTTTACTAGTGAATGAGTGTGGGGATGGAAAAAGTCTTCCTAATTATTTCGTCAAGTTCCTTAATAGTTCAATTAGTTAACAATTtttctgtcaaaaaaaaaaaaaaaagttaacaaattttttttttaatgaaaacatcTAAAACTCAAATTCCCAATTTTTTCAACTATCGAATTATATTTAGCTTGCGCTTAGATTGCGTTgggatgaaaattttttgtgttttgctaaaaaatagtGGTCCCACGGTATTGTTCatacactttttgatattatttatgggcctactatactatttcaactaatttttacctttatctacagtactttcagttataagttttcagtttcagcaaaataagcggtatccaaatacaCCCTTAAAGTAAAAAGTTTTACTTTTAATTACATGCATAccattttttttggtgagagagttttaacctatgacatCCATTCCTGataataattctttattattaaatcaagatacaaattagtttttaatgtaAGTAggaattgaatctcaaatattttatttgacaacaaaatattttaccaattgGGCTAATTGGAACTCACTGTGTGAATACTAAATTTGTTGTACAACAAGCTAATAAGCGAATGTAAGGTGGTAAGATGACTCTGCAATATTGCTAGACATTCACGATTCAAATTTCCAGACTTGAGAATGAGAGCATTAAGAGGAATCAAACAACAATGCTGGATTGCTGGACATTACTGCACAATCAAGAATATGGGTTTCACAAGTGACACGTAtggtattatatttttttaagggaagGATATTCCTAAGAATGACAAAGCTGGATTGGATAGGATTTGTTTTCTTGGACCCTTTTTAACAGTTGGAGAGATGCTGTAAAGcaacaaagaagagaaatacaAGCAGCCGTATATTTCAGTCTTCTTTGCGTGTGGGGAGGTAAACTTGGCTTGTATTTTAATGGacctaaattttttgttaattgtttCACACTTGAgctaaaataatgaaatatcttaGGCATTCTTAATCTTAAACATGAAGCAATATCGATCACGTtcactatttatatatatatatatatatatatatatttatatatattctcaaatgGTTACTCAAAATGTGAGAGGAAAATGTATAAATTGAGCcccaagaaaacccaaaaaaccttcTAGTTTGACATTAGAATAAATTTCTAGAAACATATATCCATTGATTTTGAGTGTGTGGATAATGTGGGTCTAATTGATTTTGAAGGGTTTATTATTACAATTTGATCAAAGATGTGTGGGACACGGGAGAAAAATTtgacaaagatttttttttgggtaaatcttGACAAAGATTTGGAAGTgaacgaaaaaaaaattcaagaaaatgtATGAGAAAAGGTATAGCTGCccatttgttgaaaaaagagaaaaaagaaatacttTGGCATGAAAAACGTGGAGGAGAAAAAATACTTGATACGTTGATGATGAGTGTGTACACATCATTAACGATTCACATATAATTTTCTTGCTGTTTCTTTCCCACATATCTATATCTCTTCTATGACTTAATTTTACTTCCCCAAATAGTACTAAATTTCgttttctatttatttgtttatacatatatttcGTTTTCCATGACActataacttttctttttcttttgggcagGGTCTAATTCTCACTATTTTAGATGCCCTTATTTGTATTACTGTATTTGAAAAgtacatttaaaacaaaaagatgtACATGCTTACTAGTGTTTTCAATGTAGCATCTTCGAAGGAGTTGGGTGCACAGCTATGGATTATTCAAAATTCGGATCTCATGTTTTCACAGACTTAAGCCCAATGAGTAGAATGTCATTATGATCATGCTCAGGTAGAAGACGCCAACTCCAATCATCCCTTTTACTCatttctcatttaaaaaaagaagaaaaaaaagatgtttttactattttggaTTTTGCAAATTCATTCATTCGCACAAAACACAGGGCCCTCTCCTTTCTTGCTTCTCTCTTTTTACCAACTGTGCCTAGTGATACCCGATTGCAAATTTTTCAACCcaatagtttgagactttaaaGTAAATCTACTACCATATCCATTAAACATGCTTGCAAGAGATAAAAGGATACATGCACATTATCTTGAAGGTTGACTCTTATACTAAAATTATTACCAAGACATTGTGGGTTTCTGTGCTTGTTCTTAATGAGTGGAGATTAGACATGTTGGAAACTTATCAGCAACCAGGGGTGACGTACCTACGTTGTACAAAGTACAAACTTTATATTACGTGGGATGTATTAGATCACTCATATAAGTGAATGTACAAAGTACAATAGAAATTGATGAtttcaccaaaaagaaaaaaagaaaaaaagaaattgatgaaGCCAAATTTGTCAGTAGATGAGTTCATCTAAACGGTATATGACCAAGAGAATCTGTATCCTTGCACAAGATTAAAAATGGTGTTCCCCTCGAAAAGGTTACCAGCGTGGTGTCAGCCAATGAGTCTCCGACGATAAAGTCAGGTGCTTAAGAGAGACAATAATAAGAGTTAAGTGTATTATGATATTTGTATGTACCTTGGTTTTGGTTCTAGGGCGATTTATATAGTTTCTTGCCTTTCTAGCTGTTGGAGGCCTTCAATGGGGGCCTTAATGGCTGGGGTAATGCCTCTGGTGCTTTAATGAGAGTGTTTTGAATGCTCATTGTGGACACAACGGGGAGTCACCACTTAGTTTTACAATGGcctaggaaccatgaatatagtGTCCTTTCGGGGAAGGacctttgatcttactaccagagtatggtttggagtttaggtacgGTTTTGGGAAGGTGTTACGCACCTAAAACGCCCCACCCTAGGGTTGGCTTCCACTCATTATGTCTTacatcttaatctcattaaaggcacATTCAACATTGCATTCTATACTCACACACGCGCTAGAATACATCTAACAATCAACATAgcatcaatcatcccaaaacctaatcgctcatctatcatggcatatcACAACCCAAGCATACATCTATCTCATCTCATCCAAGGCAGCAAGCATATCACAATATTGTAGCATCAACAAAGCATTAACATCAAGCATATCCCAAACATCCAAGCATAGCATCATGGCATTAATCCAGCATATTCATCATGTTCATATACCATATCATGCTCATCATCCCaatcaaatgcatgttcatgtaaATATGCATGACTTACTTTACTTACCTCATAGCACCACAACACTTATGCATCAATGTATATTCGTGttcatatgcatgttcatgtgatttattcaagatataaattctaattatcaatttatcaatCCAAGCATGTGAAACATGTTATTCTACTAACCCTAGACCTAAACATGTGAAAACTATAATCAACAAGACTTAAACAGAGGATTAAAACTAAGCAAAACAATCGAAATTGCAAGAACCCTAAACTTGCATTTTTGGGCACAAGTATTCGTATGTATGCCTCTAGTATGTGTACGCATACATAAGTATATGCACGCATACATGCCCAGAAACACAACTTTAAAGCAAGCAACAAAACAACAATCAAGCCAAACCTAACATGCTTCTATTATAAAACTAAACAACCTAAACTAACAACAAAGATATCAAggataaacaaaacaaaatctatttCTAAACATGCATTGGATTTAACAACAAATAAGAGCAACACTTAACACATCAAAACATATTCATCAACATATCAAATCATTCAACTctccaataaaaatttgatgagacacaacaaaacaaaattcaacaaaGCAAAACATATTTCTAATCATGTATAACAAAGatatcaaataaaaacaacaagaacacaagttGTAAAAAACCAAATTAAGGAAGAGCCATGAAGAGAGACTCACCTTACTTATGGAAAATACAACTTGATTGATATTTAACCGGCCCCTCAGTGCCTACATAACAAGATTGAATAATAATCAAAGGAATCAAATATATCTATAGTTCAGTAATAAtaacaactcaaaataaaaagatattctTGAAACAATTGTTTGAAAACGGTTTTGAAAGAGATTAGAAAATAGTTTGCTGCCCTAGAACTAACTAAAGAGAGGTTTTGATTTTGTCAAAAACGTGCGAAAGGGCTGCCTTAGGATTctcaaaagagaaaatatggttttagagaagatggagCCTAAAAAATCATTCTCTCTAGCTAGAGTTTGAGTTTGGAGGCATGACGATGTATTTATAGGTTTAAACTAGGGTTTTCAGGcttatttttagggttttagatgTTCCAAAGGGTCTAGGAACTGGGCCCCATCAAAGAGGAAGGCTTTAGGCCCTAAAACATGAAGTTTTGGGTCTTTGGAAAGCAGCTTGTGTATGTAGGTTTGGGGCTATGTACGCATGCATGCTCTTCGCACACGCATGCAtccctagaaaccctaattttgacaACTCTGATAGCCTAACTTCAAACAGCCATAACACATTCAATATAAATCCAAATTAGgaaaaatttatgttcaaagtAAAGCCCAGGATCtctactttccaatgaaataaaTCTCACTCAAACAttctttgtggatcaaaagTAATGGCCAAAATAGTGAGCAAAGGTCTTTGTGATTACttacaaactatcaaaataacttcaattaccTTATGTAGAcatgtcaagctcatcattgggactggggactaaaatttattaacGGAGTACAAAATGAGGTGCTGCATTCATCCAACGGTTGTGTTTGTTTATCTGTCCATTCCTAATGGTTTGTGCATTAAATATGACTTAATGGCTTCTTGGTCGTCCATAAGCTTCTCTGGACAATGGGAATTTATTGGTTCATCATTTGCCCCCTATTTCGTGATCGTCAGTACTCATGTTGACAAGC
This genomic window contains:
- the LOC115968648 gene encoding zinc finger protein ZAT10-like; translation: MALEALNSPTTPTPFSFEDMEHQQYPEPWAKKKRSKRPRFENPTTEEEYLALCLIMLARGGGDAATTSTSEPPTLKLSYKCSVCNKAFPSYQALGGHKASHRKSAAESSTATAAAANENNNHHTLTSSTSGRTHECSICHKTFPTGQALGGHKRCHYEGGNSANSNSNNTVAAASSGVTFSEGGGSTQSHRDFDLNLPALPDFWTDKKISTNIHQLLVEQEVESPLPTKKPRLFLMSQEDMIVSSQD